One region of Fragaria vesca subsp. vesca linkage group LG4, FraVesHawaii_1.0, whole genome shotgun sequence genomic DNA includes:
- the LOC101301769 gene encoding SEC12-like protein 2-like — protein sequence MNHIEYGIPLYGVGWVPNGAQPPETESTQSVPDSSHIVLTGGGGEGSTGVKNAVLVVRFDPSATSISHEPVAELRLGSELPYRMAVHPDGLICSFPESCSWFEWEKELGDGAYKLSVRRSDRVLEQLQNVGQQLALAFNKEGSMLATGGEDGKLRVFKWPSMEIMFTEDQAHKTVKQIDFSHDGKFLVSLGQSGPGRVWDVSSAAVVATLKTEKNEVFCACKFSLVNNGSQVLHLADKDGIIVTWNTTTWKRVRSKRITRDGIMSFDVSADGKLLACGTTAGDLLILKSAGLQIHKVVPKAHSGFVTALSFSHDSRVLASASMDSSARVSTVEEVKKKGVNLWVVILIILVSILAYFLNDPESWTMLKSELEKFYSSWR from the exons ATGAATCACATAGAGTACGGCATCCCTCTCTACGGCGTCGGCTGGGTTCCCAACGGAGCTCAACCACCGGAGACCGAGTCGACTCAGTCAGTTCCCGACTCCAGCCACATCGTGTTGACCGGCGGTGGCGGCGAGGGCAGCACCGGCGTCAAGAACGCTGTCCTTGTCGTCCGATTCGATCCCTCCGCGACTTCCATCTCGCATGAGCCG GTGGCGGAGCTGAGGTTAGGCTCTGAGCTACCTTATAGGATGGCGGTTCATCCCGACGGGCTCATTTGTTCGTTTCCGGAAAGCTGCAG TTGGTTTGAATGGGAGAAAGAATTGGGGGATGGAGCTTATAAGCTGAGTGTGAGGCGATCTGATAGAGTACTTGAGCAATTGCAGAACGTAGGGCAACAATTGGCGCTGGCGTTTAACAAAGAAGGTTCCATGCTCGCCACCGGAGGCGAG GATGGAAAGTTGAGGGTTTTCAAGTGGCCCAGCATGGAAATTATGTTCACTGAAGATCAAGCTCATAAAACAGTCAAGCAGATTGATTTCAG CCATGATGGGAAATTTCTTGTCTCCTTGGGACAAAGTGGCCCTGGTAGAGTCTGGGATGTGAGTTCTGCTGCAGTTGTAGCTACTTTAAAGACTGAAAAG AATGAGGTCTTCTGTGCATGCAAATTTTCTCTAGTGAACAATGGGAGTCAAGTTCTACATCTTGCAG ATAAAGATGGAATTATTGTAACATGGAACACAACCACATGGAAGAGGGTTCGATCCAAGCGAATTACTCGAGATGGCATCATGTCCTTCGATGTTTCAGCTGATGGAAAGCTCCTTGCATG CGGGACAACTGCTGGAGATCTTTTAATACTAAAGTCAGCTGGATTGCAGATTCATAAAGTTGTCCCTAAAGCACACTCTGGGTTCGTAACTGCATTGAGTTTTTCTCATGATTCAAG AGTATTGGCTTCTGCATCGATGGACTCAAGTGCAAGGGTGTCCACAGTTGAGGAGGTGAAGAAAAAGG GAGTGAACTTATGGGTTGTTATACTCATAATCCTAGTATCCATTCTTGCATATTTCCTAAATGATCCTGAGAGCTGGACAATGTTGAAGTCTGAATTGGAGAAATTTTACAGCTCGTGGCGTTAA